One segment of Olsenella uli DSM 7084 DNA contains the following:
- a CDS encoding VaFE repeat-containing surface-anchored protein has translation MRGGHHARRRDRGLGHAHQRRAAHKTPSAPGVQTETIDADDGDHEAVADDSVTIVGTVSYTGPTPGKEYTLTGTLVDRETGEPVRSDGKAVTSTVAFVTDTANGTQEVTFTFGGMELAGNALVAFESFALGGQEAAAHAGVNDEGQTVRLVPPETPEAPTPGSKLPQTGDELPIAGICVLAAEGCAASVIGIARSIGTGHREEDEGEEA, from the coding sequence CTGCGAGGTGGTCATCATGCGCGACGCCGTGACCGTGGACTTGGGCACGCTCACCAACGACGCGCCGCCCACAAGACGCCTTCCGCGCCTGGCGTGCAGACCGAGACGATCGACGCAGACGACGGCGACCACGAGGCCGTGGCCGACGACTCGGTGACCATCGTGGGCACCGTCTCCTACACGGGCCCCACGCCCGGCAAGGAGTACACGCTCACCGGCACGCTCGTGGACAGAGAGACCGGTGAGCCCGTACGCTCTGACGGCAAGGCCGTCACCTCCACCGTGGCCTTCGTGACCGATACGGCGAACGGCACACAGGAGGTCACCTTTACCTTCGGCGGCATGGAACTCGCAGGGAATGCGCTCGTGGCCTTCGAGTCGTTCGCCCTGGGCGGTCAGGAGGCCGCGGCACATGCCGGCGTGAACGACGAGGGACAGACCGTAAGACTCGTGCCGCCTGAGACTCCCGAGGCGCCGACGCCCGGCAGCAAGCTCCCGCAGACGGGAGATGAGCTGCCGATAGCGGGCATCTGCGTCCTGGCTGCGGAGGGCTGCGCCGCCTCCGTCATCGGCATCGCGCGCAGCATCGGTACGGGACATCGTGAGGAGGACGAGGGAGAGGAGGCCTAG
- a CDS encoding transposase: protein MVGVVREACVRGLPARRTGKAADALGLASPVPSRVSRTAADLDGEVAAPGARRLGGMAFPYPWPGATYPDCRDEGHVRSRGVAAAIACGEDGSRRLVGFGPASPARASRARPSASRLSFFPGRESAELGGLGEATGPASVSPRAGIRAGTNPRGRSRTRRGTAVGSRPPTRPSPRSHFPRTCESPARRPRAPAHISLWFAGGC, encoded by the coding sequence ATGGTCGGCGTCGTCCGGGAGGCCTGCGTGCGCGGGCTCCCGGCCAGGAGGACAGGGAAGGCCGCCGACGCGCTCGGGCTCGCGTCGCCGGTCCCCTCGCGCGTCTCGCGCACGGCGGCGGACCTCGACGGGGAGGTCGCCGCCCCAGGCGCGCGGCGCCTCGGGGGCATGGCGTTCCCGTACCCGTGGCCGGGCGCCACCTACCCCGACTGTCGCGACGAGGGCCACGTGCGGTCCAGGGGCGTGGCGGCGGCGATCGCGTGCGGTGAGGACGGGTCGCGGCGCCTCGTCGGGTTCGGGCCGGCCTCCCCGGCCAGGGCGAGCCGCGCACGGCCCTCCGCGTCGCGCCTGTCGTTCTTCCCGGGGCGCGAGTCGGCCGAGCTGGGAGGCCTCGGGGAGGCCACGGGCCCCGCCAGCGTGTCGCCACGCGCCGGCATCCGTGCCGGCACGAATCCGCGCGGCCGCTCTCGCACGCGCCGTGGGACGGCTGTGGGAAGTCGGCCGCCCACTCGGCCATCTCCCCGTAGTCACTTCCCTCGGACGTGCGAGTCCCCGGCTCGTCGTCCTCGGGCGCCGGCGCACATATCGTTGTGGTTCGCGGGTGGCTGTTGA
- a CDS encoding glycoside hydrolase family 32 protein — MGNPLANDLETLRQAVERNARPGRFAQAFHLVPPVGWLNDPNGLCCFDGAYHAFFQYSPFNSEGGVKMWGHSVSDDLMGWEYLGTALYPDQPFDVSGVYSGCAYVEDGVMHVFYTGNVKREDADGYDYVNSGREANTVHVVSTDGMTFGNKHLVMTNGDYPQDDTNHVRDPKVWRSADGYRMVQGARREDDRGEVLVFGSSDLDSWELVNRVSTEYPFGYMWECPDYFELADARRTGAGATVKVLSVSPQGLEGQDWDRRNVYQSGYFVLQGDIVGACRLHPFALWDAGFDFYAPQTFESDDGRRILIGWMGMPDTDEYVNKTVEDGWQHCFTIPREVTAANGRVLQRPVRELDARHANERHGEDALSADGTRCFDLLVDEFPPSLDFAYVRIAEDLVLTWGSGTFEMRFLDEGKDSVGAGRTCRYEHLDGLRNMRVVGDVSSIEVFLNDGELTFSTRYYPESYGVRVDAPGASVTLWDVEA, encoded by the coding sequence ATGGGTAACCCGCTCGCCAACGATCTCGAGACGCTTCGCCAGGCGGTCGAGAGGAACGCGCGCCCCGGGCGCTTCGCCCAGGCGTTCCACCTCGTCCCCCCGGTCGGCTGGCTCAACGACCCCAATGGCCTGTGCTGCTTCGATGGGGCCTATCATGCCTTCTTCCAGTACTCGCCCTTCAACTCGGAGGGTGGGGTCAAGATGTGGGGCCACTCCGTGAGCGATGACCTCATGGGCTGGGAGTACCTGGGGACGGCGCTCTATCCCGACCAGCCCTTCGACGTCTCGGGCGTCTACTCGGGCTGCGCCTACGTCGAGGACGGCGTGATGCACGTCTTCTACACCGGCAACGTCAAGCGCGAGGACGCGGACGGCTACGACTACGTCAACAGCGGCCGCGAGGCCAACACCGTCCACGTGGTGTCGACCGACGGCATGACCTTCGGCAACAAGCACCTGGTCATGACCAATGGGGACTATCCCCAGGATGACACCAACCACGTGCGCGACCCCAAGGTCTGGCGCTCTGCCGACGGCTATCGCATGGTGCAGGGGGCCCGGCGCGAGGACGACAGGGGAGAGGTGCTGGTCTTTGGGTCCTCGGACCTCGACAGCTGGGAGCTCGTCAACCGCGTGTCGACGGAGTACCCCTTTGGCTACATGTGGGAGTGCCCGGACTACTTCGAGCTGGCCGACGCCCGCCGCACGGGCGCGGGGGCCACGGTGAAGGTGCTCTCCGTCTCGCCGCAGGGCCTCGAGGGGCAGGACTGGGACCGGCGCAACGTCTACCAGTCGGGCTACTTCGTGCTGCAGGGAGACATCGTGGGCGCCTGCCGCCTGCACCCCTTCGCGCTCTGGGACGCGGGCTTCGACTTCTACGCCCCGCAGACCTTCGAGTCGGACGATGGACGGCGGATCCTCATCGGCTGGATGGGGATGCCGGACACCGACGAGTACGTGAACAAGACGGTGGAGGATGGCTGGCAGCACTGCTTCACCATCCCGCGCGAGGTCACGGCCGCCAACGGGCGCGTCTTGCAGCGGCCCGTGCGCGAGCTGGACGCGCGGCATGCCAACGAGCGCCACGGTGAGGACGCGCTGAGCGCGGACGGCACGCGCTGCTTCGACCTGCTGGTAGACGAGTTCCCCCCGAGCCTGGACTTCGCCTACGTGCGCATTGCCGAGGACCTGGTCCTGACCTGGGGCAGCGGAACCTTCGAGATGCGCTTCCTGGACGAGGGCAAGGACTCGGTCGGAGCCGGCCGTACGTGCCGCTACGAGCACCTCGACGGCCTGCGCAACATGCGCGTGGTGGGCGACGTCTCGTCGATCGAGGTCTTCCTCAACGACGGGGAGCTCACCTTCTCGACGCGGTACTACCCGGAGAGCTATGGCGTTCGCGTGGACGCCCCGGGCGCCAGCGTCACGCTCTGGGACGTCGAGGCGTAG
- a CDS encoding AI-2E family transporter, whose product MRRFRLDDDRYSTISRYVVATAAAIVAIVLAAVHLAEIADAVGTSLAWVYAIVSPLIVGGLAAILLYPGVKWFARRLGRVPLLSGREKLRHVLGVLLVCVCFVLALSVLVALLLSVITGSIHRIRFENLESLAQYLAYGADGLYRWLIRLTTSLGVPPDDVNAALEHAETFVFGDGDGLGQTLTKGVTAVRNAASTMVFAAIFAVYLMVDAPHLASYWNGVLRSLMGERGYGRFAEFRADVVFAFTGYMRGQFIDAVLVGLMVGVSLTVVGVDFAPVIGIATGIGNLIPYIGPIVSYVLTVAVCVVNGDIGRLVVAAAVLLVIQFVDGQVINPKILSDSVEVHPILVLVALTAGGRLGGVLGMFIAVPCAALAKIYFEKFVAWRRRMRVGGGGGTGADAGTSGDGGTGADAHERGGGTASCEDTSTAVDIKGDVP is encoded by the coding sequence ATGAGACGCTTCAGGCTCGACGACGATCGCTACTCGACCATCAGCCGCTACGTGGTCGCAACGGCTGCCGCCATCGTCGCCATCGTGCTGGCGGCCGTCCACCTCGCCGAGATCGCGGATGCCGTCGGGACCTCACTCGCCTGGGTCTATGCCATCGTGAGTCCGCTCATCGTCGGAGGCCTGGCTGCCATCCTCCTGTATCCCGGGGTCAAGTGGTTCGCCCGGAGGCTGGGTCGCGTCCCCCTCCTCTCGGGGAGGGAGAAGCTCAGGCACGTGCTGGGAGTCCTCCTCGTCTGCGTGTGCTTCGTCCTGGCGCTGTCGGTCCTGGTGGCGCTGCTGCTCTCGGTCATCACGGGATCGATCCACCGCATCAGGTTCGAGAACCTGGAGTCACTGGCCCAGTACCTGGCCTACGGGGCCGATGGCCTGTACAGGTGGCTCATCCGGCTCACGACGTCTCTGGGGGTCCCGCCCGATGACGTGAACGCGGCCCTGGAGCATGCGGAGACGTTCGTCTTTGGCGATGGCGACGGCTTGGGCCAGACGCTCACGAAGGGCGTCACGGCCGTGCGCAACGCCGCCTCGACCATGGTGTTCGCCGCGATCTTCGCGGTCTACCTGATGGTGGACGCGCCCCACCTGGCAAGCTATTGGAACGGGGTGCTGCGCTCCCTGATGGGGGAGAGGGGCTATGGGCGCTTCGCCGAGTTCCGTGCCGACGTGGTCTTTGCGTTCACGGGCTACATGCGCGGGCAGTTCATCGATGCCGTGCTGGTGGGGCTGATGGTGGGCGTCTCGCTCACGGTCGTGGGCGTGGACTTTGCACCGGTCATCGGCATCGCGACCGGCATCGGCAACCTGATCCCCTACATCGGTCCCATCGTCTCGTACGTGCTGACGGTCGCCGTCTGCGTGGTCAACGGCGACATCGGCCGCCTGGTCGTGGCTGCGGCCGTGCTGCTGGTCATCCAGTTCGTGGATGGGCAAGTCATCAACCCCAAGATCCTGAGCGACAGCGTCGAGGTGCATCCCATCCTGGTCCTGGTGGCCCTGACCGCAGGGGGCAGGCTGGGTGGCGTGCTGGGCATGTTCATCGCGGTGCCGTGCGCGGCGCTGGCGAAGATCTACTTCGAGAAGTTCGTGGCCTGGCGGCGCCGGATGCGCGTGGGTGGGGGCGGCGGCACAGGGGCAGATGCCGGCACGAGCGGCGATGGCGGCACAGGGGCAGATGCACATGAGCGTGGGGGTGGCACGGCGAGTTGTGAAGACACGTCCACGGCGGTTGACATCAAAGGGGATGTCCCGTAG
- a CDS encoding LacI family DNA-binding transcriptional regulator, with protein sequence MDINTIARMAGVSRATVSRYLNDGYVSEEKRRLIKRVIDQTGYVPSPQAQTLRTGKTRLVGVIIPKINSHSVSRMVAGLSVVFNEAGYQMLLANTDNDAKEEIRFLQLFAERSQVDGVVLISTIVTPAHQRALDALKVPLVVLGQQMEGRSCVFQDDYRATLEITRLVAEKSAHPAFIGVREDDLSAGCHRHQGFLAACREAGLNVPDRAQVIGGFDVDSGYTSCEGLLEAYPEVDAVVCATDSVAYGALTCLREYGHGVPDEVQVTGIGDGTLSQIISPSLTTVHNYYKTSGIEAAKMLVAAMADVSDNVARQIMMGFELRRRRSTR encoded by the coding sequence ATGGACATCAACACCATTGCGAGGATGGCAGGCGTGTCGCGCGCGACCGTCTCGCGCTACCTCAACGACGGTTACGTGTCGGAGGAGAAGCGCCGCCTGATCAAGCGCGTCATAGACCAGACCGGCTACGTGCCCTCCCCCCAGGCGCAGACCCTGCGCACCGGCAAGACCAGGCTCGTGGGCGTCATCATCCCCAAGATCAACTCCCATTCGGTCTCGCGCATGGTGGCGGGGCTGAGCGTGGTCTTCAACGAGGCCGGCTACCAGATGCTCCTGGCGAACACCGACAACGACGCCAAGGAGGAGATCCGCTTCCTGCAGCTGTTCGCCGAGCGCAGCCAGGTGGACGGGGTCGTGCTCATCAGCACGATCGTCACGCCCGCCCACCAGAGGGCCCTCGACGCGCTGAAGGTGCCGCTGGTCGTGCTGGGACAGCAGATGGAGGGGCGGTCCTGCGTGTTCCAGGACGACTACCGCGCCACGCTCGAGATAACGCGCCTGGTTGCCGAGAAGAGCGCACATCCCGCGTTCATAGGCGTACGCGAGGACGACCTCTCCGCAGGCTGCCACCGCCACCAGGGCTTCCTTGCCGCCTGCAGGGAGGCGGGCCTCAACGTGCCCGACCGGGCCCAGGTCATAGGCGGCTTCGACGTGGATTCGGGCTACACCAGCTGCGAGGGGCTCCTCGAGGCCTACCCCGAGGTCGACGCGGTGGTGTGCGCCACGGACAGCGTCGCCTACGGGGCGCTGACCTGCCTGCGCGAGTACGGCCACGGCGTGCCGGACGAGGTTCAGGTGACGGGCATAGGCGACGGGACCCTCTCCCAGATCATCAGCCCCTCCCTCACCACCGTGCACAACTACTACAAGACGAGTGGCATCGAGGCCGCGAAGATGCTGGTCGCGGCCATGGCCGATGTCTCGGACAACGTGGCGCGCCAGATCATGATGGGCTTCGAGCTGCGTCGGAGACGCTCCACGCGCTAG